One genomic segment of Erysipelotrichaceae bacterium 66202529 includes these proteins:
- the rpsC gene encoding 30S ribosomal protein S3 — protein MGQKVSPIGLRVGVIRDWESRWYADKDYADLLLEDVKIREFLFAECKNASVSRVEIERSKNRVEIMIRTARPGVIIGTNGENVEMLKKKVEKLTGGKNIYLKVLEIANPDLDAKLVARSIADQLEQRASFRTAQKKAIQRTMRAGAKGIKTAVSGRLGGADMARTEGYSEGVVPLHTLRADIDYAWEEASTTYGRLGVKVWICRGEVLPGQMVQEPEAPKNNMNDRRRNRRGNRGGNRNNSQRNNNNRNSAGGNAPRKAEGGK, from the coding sequence ATGGGACAGAAAGTTAGTCCGATCGGATTGCGTGTCGGTGTCATCCGTGACTGGGAGTCCAGATGGTATGCAGACAAGGATTATGCCGATTTATTATTAGAAGATGTAAAAATTCGTGAATTCCTGTTCGCTGAATGCAAAAATGCATCAGTGTCCAGAGTTGAAATCGAACGTTCTAAAAACCGTGTGGAAATCATGATCCGTACAGCTCGCCCTGGTGTGATCATCGGAACAAACGGTGAAAACGTAGAAATGCTGAAGAAAAAGGTTGAGAAGCTGACTGGTGGAAAGAACATCTACCTGAAGGTTCTGGAAATTGCAAACCCTGATCTGGATGCAAAACTGGTTGCCCGCAGCATTGCGGATCAGCTGGAGCAGCGTGCTTCCTTCCGTACTGCACAGAAGAAGGCTATTCAGAGAACGATGCGTGCCGGAGCAAAGGGTATCAAAACTGCCGTATCCGGTCGTTTGGGCGGAGCTGATATGGCTCGTACCGAAGGCTATAGCGAAGGTGTTGTACCTCTGCACACACTGCGTGCGGATATCGATTACGCTTGGGAAGAAGCATCTACGACTTACGGTCGTTTAGGTGTAAAGGTTTGGATTTGCCGTGGTGAGGTTCTGCCAGGACAGATGGTTCAGGAACCGGAAGCTCCGAAGAACAACATGAACGACAGACGTCGTAACCGTCGCGGTAACCGTGGTGGAAACAGAAACAACAGCCAGAGAAACAATAACAACAGAAACTCTGCTGGTGGAAATGCTCCTAGAAAAGCGGAAGGAGGAAAATAA
- the rplV gene encoding 50S ribosomal protein L22, translated as MEVKSTAKTLRIPPRKARIVIDLIRGKDAAEAAAILKFTPNVAAEAVGKVLKSAVANAVNNHDMDEEKLYVKACYANEGVTLKRFMPRAKGSASAIHKRTSHITVVVDERD; from the coding sequence ATGGAAGTTAAGTCAACAGCGAAAACATTACGTATCCCACCTAGAAAAGCTCGTATTGTTATCGATTTGATTCGTGGGAAAGATGCTGCGGAAGCGGCTGCAATCTTGAAGTTTACACCAAATGTTGCAGCAGAAGCAGTTGGTAAGGTATTGAAATCTGCAGTAGCAAATGCAGTGAATAACCATGATATGGATGAAGAAAAGCTGTACGTAAAGGCATGCTATGCAAACGAGGGAGTCACTCTGAAACGTTTTATGCCACGTGCAAAAGGATCCGCTAGTGCGATCCACAAACGCACCAGCCACATTACTGTTGTGGTTGACGAGCGTGATTAA
- the rpsS gene encoding 30S ribosomal protein S19, which yields MSRSLKKGPFCDDHLMKKVEELNKAGKKQVIKTWSRRSTIFPQFVEHTFAVYNGKEHLPVYVTEDMVGHKLGEFVPTRKYGGHGDNDKKAKR from the coding sequence ATGAGTCGTAGTCTTAAAAAAGGCCCGTTCTGTGATGACCACTTAATGAAAAAAGTGGAAGAGCTGAACAAAGCCGGTAAAAAACAAGTTATTAAAACCTGGTCACGTCGTTCAACTATATTCCCTCAGTTTGTGGAACATACATTTGCCGTTTACAACGGTAAGGAACACCTGCCTGTTTACGTTACAGAGGACATGGTAGGACACAAGCTTGGTGAATTCGTGCCAACCCGTAAATACGGTGGGCATGGCGATAATGACAAGAAAGCTAAACGATAA
- the rplB gene encoding 50S ribosomal protein L2, translated as MPIKKYKPTTPGRRGMTSLSYEEITTDKPEKSLLEPLKSKGGRNNNGRITTRHQGGGHKRAYRVIDFKRNKDGVPARVATIEYDPNRSANIALLNYADGEKRYIIAPKGLTVGMTVVSGEGADIKVGNAMELKDIPEGTFIHNIELKPGKGGQMARSAGTSAQILGIEEKYTTVRLASGEVRRILSNCRATIGQVGNEDHSLVNYGKAGRMRWKGVRPTVRGSVMNPNDHPHGGGEGRTPVGRKSPMTPWGKKAMGVKTRKAKKASTKLIVRRRNGK; from the coding sequence ATGCCAATTAAGAAGTATAAGCCGACCACTCCAGGTCGTCGTGGTATGACTAGTCTGTCCTATGAAGAAATTACGACAGACAAGCCTGAAAAAAGTCTGCTGGAGCCGTTAAAAAGCAAAGGTGGACGTAACAACAACGGACGTATCACAACCCGTCATCAGGGTGGTGGACATAAGAGGGCTTACCGTGTTATCGATTTCAAGAGAAACAAAGACGGTGTGCCTGCTCGTGTAGCTACCATTGAATACGATCCAAACCGTTCCGCTAACATTGCGCTGCTGAACTATGCAGACGGTGAAAAGCGTTACATCATCGCTCCTAAGGGATTAACTGTTGGTATGACAGTCGTTTCCGGTGAAGGTGCCGATATCAAAGTCGGTAACGCAATGGAGCTGAAAGATATCCCAGAAGGTACTTTCATTCACAACATTGAATTAAAGCCAGGTAAGGGTGGCCAGATGGCTCGTTCCGCTGGAACATCTGCTCAGATCCTTGGTATTGAAGAAAAATACACAACGGTTCGTTTAGCTTCTGGTGAAGTTCGTAGAATTCTGTCTAATTGCCGTGCTACAATCGGTCAGGTTGGTAATGAAGACCACAGTCTGGTAAACTACGGTAAAGCCGGACGTATGAGATGGAAGGGTGTCCGCCCAACTGTTCGTGGTTCCGTTATGAACCCTAATGATCACCCTCATGGTGGTGGTGAAGGACGTACTCCAGTAGGACGTAAATCTCCAATGACACCTTGGGGCAAGAAAGCTATGGGTGTGAAAACACGTAAAGCGAAAAAAGCGTCAACGAAACTGATCGTTCGTCGTCGTAATGGCAAATAG